From the Oryzias melastigma strain HK-1 linkage group LG13, ASM292280v2, whole genome shotgun sequence genome, the window ACTGCACTACGGATGTTTTTTCAGACTTGTAATAAAAGAAGAAAGCGTTCTGTGTCTCCTTTTGGAGAAGAAAGCAGAGACTCAGCCACAGTCACAGTTGGACCTCTGTATACGGCTCAAGAAGGTACGAAAAACTCAAGTTTTGTCCCTCAGTTTTCACAATATTTGCACATTATGAGGACTATTTCACTcatctcatttttcttttcttttcaaagaaacGGCCAGTCCAGCTCAATTAGGTGAGTGTTCTTTTGTTGCGTGAATTTATTCTGAATTCACATACGGGTGGGACATTTTggaataaaatccttttttctctttgtgtgtctCAGCTAACAATGTGGCTCCAGAAGAGGAAAACGCGAACACGACTGGCCTGGTGGTTGGGGTGGTGTTTGGATCAGCTGCTGCAGTCATGTTGGTTCTTGGTGGTTGGTTTGCTCTCAAGAAATTTTACTTGATTTAAAGATCAAAGACATATTCTCTTAGAAACATTGATAGCACGTAAAAATCTAACTGAATAGAAACGACCACTGGCATTTAAAACCACACTATCACTTTAGGatcttttgtgtctttgtgtatcTGCACTTTTGCATTTAGCATTCACTTACGGGTTATGAAGAAATACAGCATCGTAGTtttgaaaaatagtttattctttgcactgttttaaaaagtacaagTAACATCGGTAAAGCTTATATTTGTTATACTgcttatttacaataatattCACAGATATTCAGATTTCGCTGAAAGAAATTCTGAGCTAACATAAACATTTGGTGTCTGTCTATAATAAAGATGAATACAAACTATTCTTTCAGAGTTGCATTGTTGTCTTGCTCATACAAAATATATTCTTGAAGGtaaattgatgaaaaataacttttatgtgGCTTTATCACTAAACAAGCCTTTAGAAGGTAGCACCGTTTTAACATTGAAACAGACACAAATCCTCAATCATTCACATgcagactgaaaaaaagacattcacaAATATcttataaatatttacactCAGCTTGTTCCGATGgtaaagttatatatatataaaaaagcagaattcaAGAATTCAGGTTAGGTGAGTCAATGAAGTGATTTGACGGGAGTTGAAACTTCATTTCttcaatgtgtgtttttgtcactgCACAGAGTGCAGAATATCCTGGATCAGAGCAGACAGCTTCACGGTAAAGTCCTCCTGCAAAGAGCTGTCGTGTTGCACAGGCAACGAAAAAGACACGCTTGAGGTGGCATGGAGTTCCTCCTCCAATGCTTTAAAGAGTTTCTCCATCCAGGCCTGAAGCTCTTGACTCTGCTGGGCTGTGTTCTCACAGAATCGCTCCACAGTACCTTTCACTTCAGCTGTATGGGGCTGAACAGATTCCTGCAGCGCCGCAAGCTGTGCGTTTAGAATCTCCACTCTTTTCTGTGCCGCCTCCTTCAGGGAACTCACTTCCTGTTCTAAACGAGAGGTCACGTCTTGCCACATCTTTGAATTCTCTGCGTCTTCCTCAGAACCACCTCCTTGTTTCAAATCCTCCATCATGGCACTGGCAGACGCACGAAATTCACTTATCATGTTGGCCAATTGGATGGTGTTTTGCTTCAAGGTTTGGCTGAGCCACTGGAAGGCTTCCTGATGCAGAGCTGGGCTGGATTCTGCTGCAGTC encodes:
- the zgc:162608 gene encoding apolipoprotein A-I, whose protein sequence is MNFKVVIFALLLSTTLAYPLQNGFRGAAWADTKTNQAHDKADLTKDMDKIYKSIIDSSALYNHEGDDAKNPVAEEMQQKLTMESERLRVRLRQELAELRERLSPSPAHLSATLASIRERLTPLTQQLQSSLSSNAQDLCSQLSSYLQGLEMTETAAESSPALHQEAFQWLSQTLKQNTIQLANMISEFRASASAMMEDLKQGGGSEEDAENSKMWQDVTSRLEQEVSSLKEAAQKRVEILNAQLAALQESVQPHTAEVKGTVERFCENTAQQSQELQAWMEKLFKALEEELHATSSVSFSLPVQHDSSLQEDFTVKLSALIQDILHSVQ